Within Hyla sarda isolate aHylSar1 unplaced genomic scaffold, aHylSar1.hap1 scaffold_3511, whole genome shotgun sequence, the genomic segment cgtaccagacgtttttcatttttattgtaggggtatgtgtatatgtagtgtttttttactttttatttttttgtgttagtgtagtgtagtgtttttagggtacagtcgcacgggcggggggttcacagtagtttctcgctggcagtttgagcagcggcagaaaatttgcctcagttcaaacttgcagccggatacttactgtaatcctccgcccatgtgagtgtaccctgtacattcacattggggggggggggggaacatccagctgttgcaaaactacaactcccagcatgtacggtctatcagtgcatgctgggagttgtagttttgcaacagctggagacacacaggttgtgaaacaccgagtttggcaacaaactcagtgttttgcaaccagtgtgccttcagctgttgcaaaagttacaacccccagcatgtacggacagcggaagggcatgctgggtgttgtagttatgcaacagcgggaggcatactactttggctggggattgtagttatgcaacagctggagacacactggtttgctacttaactcagtgtgccttcagctgttgcaaaactacaactctcagcagtcaccgacagccaacgggcatgctgggagttgtagttatgcaaccagcagatgcaccactaaaactcccagcatgcacttaagctgtttgtgcaagttgggagttgtagttacacaacagctgaaggtacacttttccatagaaagaatgtgcctccagctgttgcaaaaccataagtcccagcatgcccataagtgcatgctgggagttgtggtggtctgcctcctccagttgcataactacagctcccagaatgccctttttgcatgctgggagctgttgctaagcaacagcaggaggctgtcactcacctcctgctgctgcttgatcaccgcaaaggtcagtcccgccgtcgtcgctcctggggccccgatcccaacattaacgccggggatcggggtccccagcaccaggggtgcacgtcccgcacccgctcacgtcctccggaagaggggcggagcgggtgcgggagtgacacccgcagcaggtgccctgattggtcggccggtaatccggccgacgaatcagttcgatcgtgaggtggcaccagtgccacctcacccctgcaggcgctggctgttcggggccgtctctgacggccccgatcaaccagtaattccgggtcacctggtcactggagacccgattgacccggaatcgccgcagatcgctggactgaattgtccagcaatctgcggccatcgccgacatggggggacataatgacccccctgggcgatatgacgcgatgcctgctgaacgatttcagcaggcatcgggcaccggctcccctccggctagcggcggggggccgggaaaggacaggacgtactcctacgtcctcggtccttaaggactcggaaacgggggcgtaggagtacgtccattgtccttaaggggttaaagatgggtatcattttagttgtatgaacacacagaataaagagaacatgtcattatTGACattaagtgcactgtgtaaaaccaaaacaccaaaagttgcaaaattttgggtttcttatcaatttcctatcataaataatttttgttgcgtcatacattttatggtcaaATAAAAATGGtcaaattacaaagtacaattggtcatgcaaaaaacaagccctcatatgggtctatagggggaaaaataaaagagttatggcttttagaaggcgaggaggaaaaaacaaaaagcgcaaaaataaaaaatttcctgtGTCTTCAAGGGATCTTTTTTTGCTGAATAACCTCTTTacccccttaaggatcaagcccattttaaccttaaccccttaaaggacaactgcagtagTAAAACATTTATATGTGCCCAggcctcaaaaacaaacaaaataaactcatacataccttcctacgagcccccgttggtccggcacaggcctcacggtcaggCAGTGCTATGTCCCGCCCAAGCCTGtggtaggctgagcccactgtcatgtaaggagctctggccggcttcttacatgacagtgggctcagcctataacCGACCGGGGCAGGACATTGCTACGGTCGGTGATACGtcgacggctctgcggcatccccaggaagtggaatgacatcagtactgccggaccgtgaggcctgtgccggaccaacgggtgcttgtaggaaggtatgtatgagtttattttgtttatttttgaggcccgggcatatataaatgtttaccactgcagcTGTCCTTTaacaacgaaggacgtatatttacgtcctccgctggctcccgcgatatgctgcGGGGTCGCGCAGgggaccctgcgtcatatcgggtcggtcccggcggccatcaacggactGGACCCGCGGATAAtaaaggacatcaccgatcgcggtgatgccctgtattaacccttcagacgcggcgatcaaagctgaccgctgcgtctaaagcgaaagtatcccggctgctcagtcgggctgttcgggtcggtgaaatcacggcgtcccgaacagcttacaggacaccgggagggcccttatctgcctcctcggtgtccgatcggtgaatgactgctccgtgcctgagatccaaccaggagcagtcaagcgccgataacactgatcacaggcatgttaatacacgccagtgatctgtgtaaaagatcagtgtgtgcagtgttataggtccctatgggagctataacattgctaaaaaaaaggttttaaaaaaaagtgttaataaagatcagttaaccacttccctaataaaagtttgaatcacccccattttcccataaaaaaataaaacagtgtaaataaaaataaacatatgtagtatcgccgcgtgcgtaaatgtccgaactataaaaatatattgttaattaaaccgcatggtcaatggcatacacgtccaaaaaagcgtatttttagtcactttttataccattaaaaaaatgaataaaaagtgatcaaaaagtccgattaaaacaaatatggtacttcagataaaaacttcagatcacggtgcataaaatgagccctcacactgccctgtacgtggaaaaataaaaaagttataggggtcagaaggacatttttaaatgtataaattttcctgcatgtagttatgattttttccagaagtacgacaaaatcaaacctatataagtagggtaccattttaaccgtatggacctacagaataatgataaggtgtcattgttaccgaaatatacactgcgtagaaatggaaacccccaaaacattcaaaatggcgttttttcttcgattttgtcgcacaatgattttttttcccgtttcgccgtggatttttgggtaaaatgactaatatcactgcaaagatgaattggtgacgcaaaaaataagccataatatggatttttaggtggaaaatttaaagggttatgatttttaaaaaggtaaggaggagaaaactaaaatgcaagaactgaaaaaccctgcgtctttaaatgggcactgtcatgaaataaaaaaaatgatatgttgtaatacttaagtactacaacatatctctaatatactttaattaaaaaaaagtgattttaaaaccgtttaaaatcacttttaaattcggcaacTAGGGGtagccctcctagtggccgaatgcattcggcagtgacgtcactagtgaatttcgactcattgaagcctggcaatgagtcggaattcactcactgcggtgctcgctcccgcctgtcaatcaaacaggcgggatCGAGCGATGAGAACAGAAGaagcgcgcattggctcccctgctccctggccttgcacgccggccccgcctcccggcatccAGTCGCTGCTGTCCCGTCGCTGCACTGTCCTGGTATGTCTGGggagttgagggggggggggggtgttcgggtagcggggttcaggggaggggggtagcggggttcgggttgcgccgcggccatgtattgtttttaacacagggtacctccagtttttccccactacaactcccagcatgccctgacagccaatagatgtcagggcaagctgggagttgtagtggtgaaacagctggaggcaccctgtgtagatgaactaagggcagaagtcagccccagcaggcatcagtaccatcatgcctgctggggaagtctgcctggtagtgagcacaccaggcagacaaaactgaatttttatatagtaaaaaaaaaaaaaaaattaggcagggaggaggttagggatagatgggaaataggcagggacagagagggaaaaaaagggatggtgggagctaccctttaaggaccaagccaattttattttggagtttttgtttttttcctcctcgccttctaaaataaataactcttatatttccatctacagacccatataagggcttgttttttgcatgaccaattgtactttgtaatgaaacctctcattttaccataaaatgtatggcgaaccccccccaaaaaaaaaatttgtgacaaaattttaatgaaaaccacaattttgcacattttagagggtttcgttttcacattgtaaactacggtaaaaatgacgttttctttattctgtgggtcaatacgattaaaatgatacccatggctagatacttttatatttttgtaccgcttaaaaaaatctaaaactttttgtacaaaatcagttatctaaaattgccctattttgaccacctataactttttaattttccgtatatagagcggtatgagggctcattttttgcgccgtcatctgtaccagagcaggagatgccgggagacggacggaggcaggtgtaggggacctccgtccgccattacagatgctCGGATcctcgcggcagcgctgcgggcgatccgatcatttattttaacatgcgcactgccgcagatgcctagatctgtactgatcacggcatctgaggggttaatggcggacatccgcgcaatcacggatgtcggccattaccggcgggtccccggctgctagaaccttgcatgacgtgagcaccgctccgatgctcgcggtcatacacaggatgtaaatgtacgtcctggtgcgctaagtatctccacaccagaatgtacatttacgtccgtggtcgtactCATCATGTATTTGTTGTGGAATATTGGCTGTAGAATCCACCCTGAAAGTACAGTACAACATAAGTGTATGGTATTTTAACAAACCCCATTCACTTAAATCTACACCATAACCTCTctgtaagaagtgaccaaaaaaacgcaaatttcTGAACTTTAgtaattttttacgtgtacaccattgactgtgcggtttattattttaatagtttgaacaaaAGGACAATTACATGCAATCTTAAGATCgcacagtattgatcagtgttattgaagCTTCATTGCTCCAGGTTGCCATGGCTATCTGCACCACTGGAGTgatgatcagacagcgaggattGAGACCCCACGATTTTGCCGTGGGTGTCCTGATCCGCTCCACTGAGCTAACGGGCATATAaagttttagatgccgcaatcaacaaaTGATGCCTCTAAGGGGTTTATGCCAGACAATGACCAGATCGGTgaagtccggcattagccgtgggtcccgattGTTTATAGCAACcaagacccaccaggtatgaatagcgctcagctcctgagcacgcttcatattgCGAGTGTACATATACTTGCTgcctccttaagaggttaaaggagatctccactcttgaaaaacttttcccctaacctaaggataggggataagtttcagatcgtgggggtccgaccgctgggaccccccgcgcgcGATCTACTGTACGTGGCCccagcagcccgcgggaagggggggtgtgtcgaccaccacacaaagcctttggcaatctccggctctgccatagcgctgtattgaggggcgtgtcgaACGCCGATTCGTGTGTTGGGAGACACGCgctctctggccagcgagccagggccctgtatggacccccgcaatctgaaacttatcccctatccttaggataggggatatgtttttcagcactggactactactttaaaatgtacaagtaaaaaaaaaatgtgctttgATGTGTTCTAGTGACAAGTTAAAGGTTTTGATTAGTCGGTGTGTTCAGTGTGTTTTGGTGTTTGAGCACTCTTTCTACGAAATTCTGATTTACATTACGATGCTCTCAGTCATGTCACCCCTCTAAGCCTGCACTTCTCCCGACTTGTTCTAGCGTTTTGGCACACCCTGACCAATATGTTTCCATGAcaaagcaaaagttttttttcaactACAATGCCCATTTAATAATCAGTGTTACATATAATGATATAGTCCACCTTACTACTGGTTTTATCTGCCACAAGAGGTTTAATACTAATTAAATGAATGGCACAGAACATACAGTGACAGTGCTGAgatgcatttatactgtgcaacgTTATATGTAAGCAAAATACTAAATGTGAAATGAACATTCGAATAGTCAACAGTTGATATTGTCCAAAAACATGGAATGCACAAGAAACATCTATTCATCGTGGAGGAACATGACAACATAGGAATTATACAGATTGTGAAATCAAAATTTACAATCCCTTTCACAGCTTCACAAACATTTGGACCCTTACATTGAATAGAAAAATATTTCCCCTGCTCTGTTCTTTAAAAAGATGATCCAACgtttaaaactataaaaaaaaaaaaaaaaggttggtggCTTTTAATTAGCGATAGATCCGTATGTCATTGAGTCCCATAGTGCCAGCATGGCATTACATGTAAACAGTAAGTGTTTGCAGTATCATTTTACGACAAAGTGGACAGTTACGCTGAAGTATTGGCTGCTGCAGAAGAATCTCGGAGCACTGCGAGCACAGACATAGGTGGCGGCATGGCAACAAGAGGACAGTTTTATTTTCATCTTGGCAGATTACACATTTTTTACTCTCTTCCTGCTGTTTTAATAGCTTCCAAGGGTCTTCAGCTGCTGTCTCAGTCTCATGAGATGTTGATGCATAGGGCAGTGGCACAGGAGACACACTCTGTGGAACTCGAATTGGTTCAGGCAGCACATTCTGAGCTGGGGCATGTTGTCCCTGTGCACGTGGTAGATTGTGCACTCGAGTGGTCCCTGCAGTACTCTGTGCCCTGACCACCCTTACTGGTGCATTCTGTTGTCTAGTCCTCAGGAGGTTATGGTCTCTATCCCATGCAGCTCGGTACATTCTGACATGCTGTAGACACCAGGCAGCTACCCTTCTCCATAATTCTGCATTGAGTGAATGACGTATTAGTATCTGGATAAAATGGCCGAGCCTGTGTAGTCTTTCTTGGAATGAACGTAATGCAGGTGAGGGCCTAAGAATCATGCGGCAGAACCAAAGCAAGAGCAACAGTAGGGCAACTTCATAAAGGTGTCTAAAGAGTATTACACCTATCCCCGTGCTGCAGGACACCAGTAAGTCCACCGCCAACTGAAATGGTGTCCAGAAAAGAATGACCACAGCCACGGCAGAACTGGACATCTGGGACAGCAGCGCTGCAATCAAGTCTTTCCCTACAAAGATCACATTAACCAAAGTGAACCACaggcccagcactgcagagaacACATTCTGTACACCGATAAGACACACATTCACCAAGCTGTTCACAACGTAGGCCACCAAGCTGCTTGCTATCCCAAGGGCCTCCCAAACTTGGAGCTGAAAGTTCTGTCCAGACAGTGCCATGTTAAGAAGGCCACGCTGCATCATCTCCTTGCTCCGCAGCAACACATGGCACATCAGGTTCCATACAAGTTGCAAACTGTCCAATCCTGACAAAAGGCCTCGCACACCATCACCCACCGCAT encodes:
- the LOC130331555 gene encoding E3 ubiquitin-protein ligase RNF26-like — protein: MQGILLLISGLGWTLDLLLLVLDLNYWLVSSLLTFLFRAIHFILNLPGTITFGLLRCWENALVSMALLGETCGNLALASMHAVGDGVRGLLSGLDSLQLVWNLMCHVLLRSKEMMQRGLLNMALSGQNFQLQVWEALGIASSLVAYVVNSLVNVCLIGVQNVFSAVLGLWFTLVNVIFVGKDLIAALLSQMSSSAVAVVILFWTPFQLAVDLLVSCSTGIGVILFRHLYEVALLLLLLWFCRMILRPSPALRSFQERLHRLGHFIQILIRHSLNAELWRRVAAWCLQHVRMYRAAWDRDHNLLRTRQQNAPVRVVRAQSTAGTTRVHNLPRAQGQHAPAQNVLPEPIRVPQSVSPVPLPYASTSHETETAAEDPWKLLKQQEESKKCVICQDENKTVLLLPCRHLCLCSQCSEILLQQPILQRNCPLCRKMILQTLTVYM